From the genome of Nicotiana sylvestris chromosome 2, ASM39365v2, whole genome shotgun sequence, one region includes:
- the LOC104233912 gene encoding uncharacterized protein — translation MHDFIMAEDSELWDVICDGPFIPTKNFGDSPVAIPKTRKKFNNADRKVIKKNFRAKKIRVYGIGPDEYNRISACQLAKEIWEALQIAQEGTTQVKQSKIGMLTTEYELFRMQDDESVQEMHTWFTSIINELHSLGKTIPRNKLVRKILSGLPSSWESKVNAITEAKDVHELTIDELVSNLKT, via the coding sequence ATGCATGACTTCATCATGGCTGAAGATTCTGAGCTATGGGATGTCATATGTGATGGACCCTTTATCCCTACCAAAAACTTTGGCGACTCACCTGTAGCCATTCCCAAGACAAGGAAAAAGTTCAATAATGCGGATAGAAAGGTCATAAAGAAGAACTTTCGTGCAAAGAAAATTCGCGTGTATGGTATTGGTCCTGATGAATACAATAGGATATCAGCATGTCAGTTAGCCAAAGAAATCTGGGAAGCCCTTCAGATAGCTCAGGAAGGAACAACACAGGTCAAGCAATCCAAAATCGGCATGCTCACAACTGAATACGAGCTTTTCAGGATGCAAGACGATGAATCTGTCCAAGAAATGCATACCTGGTTCACCTCCATCATTAATGAGCTTCACTCCCTTGGTAAAACTATTCCAAGAAACAAGTTGGTTAGAAAAATCCTCAGTGGGCTACCtagttcttgggaaagcaaagtgaACGCCATTACAGAGGCGAAGGACGTGCATGAGCTAACTATTGATGAGCTTGTTAGCAATTTAAAAACatag
- the LOC138885960 gene encoding uncharacterized protein — protein sequence MNKKKDSEGREPKREKNLVLKIENNDSSGEDGDMAYLTRRFQKMVRRNGGIPKRGSSSKPKSYDLCHKCGKPGHFVKDCPLLKQDQYKNNSNKAAKRNPVPDRRFNRKNAADNVVRQALAAWGDLSSESGKDDEPSNSS from the coding sequence atgaataaaaagAAGGACAGTGAAGGAAGAGAGCCTAAGAGGGAGAAGAACCTGGTCCTCAAGATAGAAAACAATGACTCAAGTGGTGAGGATGGTGATATGGCATACCTAACAAGAAGATTCCAGAAGATGGTTCGCAGGAATGGAGGCATTCCAAAAAGGGGAAGTTCTAGCAAGCCAAAGAGTTATGACCTCTGTCATAAATGTGGTAAGCCAGGACATTTCGTTAAGGATTGCCCTCTCCTAAAGCAGGATCAGTACAAGAACAACTCTAACAAAGCAGCCAAAAGGAACCCGGTTCCTGATAGACGCTTTAATAGAAAAAACGCCGCTGACAATGTCGTGAGacaagctcttgctgcatggggagaTTTATCAAGCGAATCTGGAAAAGATGATGAACCAAGTAACAGCTCTTGA